A single Candidatus Thermoplasmatota archaeon DNA region contains:
- a CDS encoding aminopeptidase has translation MSEKESRYALKKKSAWEIFTKEQIKKSFDFAEGYKHFLQTAKTEREVISYIVDAARQQKKHCIVNREKEAAVVVPGTTSISEGIRLIIAHIDSPRLDLKQNPLFEDGDSNLALFETHYYGGIKNFQWVVIPLALHGIVIRKDKKKVLFKLGEDPQDPVFAVPDLLPHLSHDVQDTKKLDEAIKGESLDIVIGSKPILGQGKEKIKTALLEKLHEDYGMTEEDFVSAELEAVPAFQPRDVGFDRSLIGGYGQDDRVCAYTALRAILDVDKTPYTSVALFVDKEEIGSEGNVTAQVIPFLRSIIKSLDSTVDVDAVMLKSKVISADVNAAVTPNYTDVFELKNASSLGNGVVMSKYTGHGGKYAAHDASAEYVAEIRNLLNTYKIPWQTGELGKVDKGGGGTVAKFFARLGMEVLDLGPAVLSMHSPYEITSKVDVYAAYLAYRAFFMHPH, from the coding sequence GCATGGGAGATCTTTACTAAAGAACAGATTAAAAAATCATTTGATTTCGCTGAAGGATATAAACATTTTTTGCAGACTGCAAAAACAGAACGGGAAGTCATCTCATATATCGTTGATGCTGCACGACAACAGAAAAAACACTGTATCGTGAATCGAGAAAAAGAAGCAGCAGTTGTCGTTCCAGGGACCACGTCGATTTCTGAAGGGATACGGTTAATCATCGCACATATTGATTCCCCACGACTTGATTTAAAACAAAACCCACTCTTTGAAGATGGCGATAGTAATCTTGCATTGTTTGAAACCCACTATTATGGTGGTATCAAGAACTTTCAATGGGTGGTAATACCACTTGCATTACATGGTATTGTGATTCGAAAGGATAAAAAAAAGGTGTTGTTTAAACTCGGAGAAGACCCTCAAGATCCAGTTTTTGCTGTTCCTGATCTTCTCCCGCATCTCTCGCATGACGTTCAAGATACGAAAAAGCTAGATGAGGCAATTAAAGGAGAAAGTCTTGATATCGTTATCGGGAGTAAACCGATTCTTGGACAAGGCAAGGAAAAAATCAAAACCGCACTTCTTGAAAAATTACATGAAGATTACGGTATGACTGAGGAAGATTTTGTCTCAGCTGAACTTGAAGCAGTTCCAGCGTTTCAACCTCGAGATGTTGGTTTTGACCGTTCGTTGATTGGCGGTTATGGCCAGGATGATCGTGTCTGTGCATATACTGCATTACGAGCAATACTTGATGTGGACAAAACTCCTTATACTTCAGTTGCTTTATTTGTTGATAAAGAAGAAATCGGCAGCGAGGGAAATGTCACTGCACAGGTGATACCATTTCTCCGTTCAATTATAAAAAGTCTTGATTCAACCGTTGATGTTGATGCTGTGATGTTGAAATCAAAAGTTATTTCAGCTGATGTCAACGCTGCGGTAACCCCAAATTATACTGATGTTTTTGAATTAAAGAATGCTTCATCACTAGGCAATGGCGTGGTGATGTCAAAATATACTGGCCATGGCGGTAAATATGCTGCTCATGACGCCTCTGCAGAGTACGTCGCTGAAATCCGAAACCTGTTAAATACCTATAAGATCCCCTGGCAGACTGGAGAGCTCGGTAAGGTTGACAAAGGTGGCGGCGGAACTGTTGCTAAGTTTTTCGCCCGGCTTGGTATGGAGGTGCTTGACCTAGGACCAGCAGTGCTTTCCATGCATTCCCCGTATGAGATTACCAGTAAAGTTGATGTCTATGCTGCGTATCTTGCATATCGAGCGTTTTTTATGCATCCTCACTAA
- a CDS encoding radical SAM protein: MISEKKDGYQIVLTASRVEANEFDNNPFQAFICTFPHKISGLALREYLTKLEHNPDGTAKRTIYGLRKVEAMLVEAFGEENVVVAHYDHLDKFIGKDTKIVGISSMDPMGLAYVSTTYNSLIGFGGEALNSLEFKKLINHPAIQKYKPKIIVGGAGSWQISETNMQEQLRIDLLFDGEGEEELVTLFKKVLNNEPTPSYFKAQKPDRKKIPLIRHGACYGMVEITRGCGRGCQFCSPTMRTKYSFPLDHIMKEVAINIRDGAQSIFTVTEDIFLYKSKKGFIPNRDAVVKLYKTIAQYPGVEYILLSHASLAPIIYDKKLLEELTPILLEKTRWTPKKNSTYKQPFVSVEIGIETGSVRLMQKYMKGKALPYSVDNWPELVVQGIGLLNDYDWWPLCTIMTGQPEETDEDVIATLNLIDDLRAHNAKMFYTPVLFIPLKDAVLGHCHRTNLNNLTDLQWEVLARCWKNNIDFWAPEKKWALSPVFFFSHWLYYRWKHGKKATHPMMHLAGFPLNHKIEKPCDPNYCVQKELTLESFDDENQELIPPLS; the protein is encoded by the coding sequence ATGATATCAGAGAAAAAAGATGGATATCAAATCGTGCTCACCGCATCACGCGTTGAAGCAAATGAATTTGACAACAACCCCTTTCAAGCATTTATCTGCACCTTTCCCCATAAAATCTCAGGGCTCGCACTTCGAGAATACCTAACAAAACTTGAACATAATCCAGATGGTACTGCAAAACGAACGATTTATGGTCTCCGAAAAGTCGAAGCAATGCTTGTGGAAGCATTCGGTGAAGAAAATGTTGTCGTAGCCCACTATGATCATCTGGACAAATTTATTGGGAAGGATACAAAAATTGTAGGAATATCCTCCATGGATCCAATGGGGCTTGCCTATGTCTCAACAACGTACAACTCACTTATTGGATTTGGTGGAGAAGCCCTCAATTCTCTTGAGTTTAAAAAACTAATTAACCATCCAGCAATACAAAAATACAAACCAAAAATCATCGTCGGTGGTGCAGGATCGTGGCAGATCAGTGAAACCAACATGCAAGAACAACTTCGAATCGATCTGCTCTTTGACGGTGAAGGAGAAGAAGAACTTGTCACCCTTTTTAAAAAAGTGCTCAACAACGAGCCAACACCATCCTATTTTAAAGCACAAAAACCAGATCGAAAAAAAATTCCACTTATTCGACATGGTGCATGCTACGGTATGGTTGAGATTACCCGTGGGTGCGGACGAGGATGTCAATTCTGTAGCCCAACCATGCGAACAAAATACTCTTTTCCGCTAGATCACATCATGAAAGAAGTAGCAATTAATATCAGAGATGGTGCACAATCAATCTTTACCGTGACCGAAGATATCTTTCTCTATAAATCAAAAAAAGGATTCATTCCAAATCGAGATGCAGTCGTTAAACTATACAAAACTATTGCACAGTATCCTGGCGTCGAATATATCCTTCTGTCGCATGCGTCACTTGCACCGATCATTTATGATAAAAAACTCCTCGAGGAACTGACGCCAATTCTTTTAGAAAAAACACGATGGACACCAAAGAAGAACAGTACTTACAAACAACCTTTTGTTTCGGTTGAAATCGGTATTGAAACTGGAAGTGTTCGACTCATGCAAAAATACATGAAAGGAAAAGCACTTCCCTACAGCGTCGACAATTGGCCCGAACTTGTCGTTCAAGGGATCGGTCTGCTCAATGATTATGACTGGTGGCCGCTCTGCACAATTATGACCGGGCAGCCAGAAGAAACTGACGAAGATGTTATCGCAACACTCAACCTTATTGATGATCTCCGAGCGCATAATGCAAAAATGTTTTACACACCGGTTTTGTTCATCCCGCTCAAAGACGCAGTGCTTGGACATTGCCATAGAACCAATCTCAATAACCTCACCGACCTTCAATGGGAAGTTCTAGCTCGTTGCTGGAAAAACAACATCGACTTCTGGGCTCCAGAGAAAAAATGGGCGTTAAGCCCGGTGTTCTTCTTCAGTCATTGGTTGTACTACCGCTGGAAACATGGTAAAAAAGCAACACATCCCATGATGCATCTCGCAGGGTTCCCGTTAAACCATAAAATTGAAAAACCATGTGATCCAAACTACTGCGTTCAAAAAGAGCTGACACTTGAATCATTTGACGATGAAAATCAGGAGCTCATCCCGCCGCTATCATAA
- a CDS encoding transcription initiation factor IIB has translation MVQIQSKKKKDKRQSIEEIVQCPECNSTHLSKDYTRAELVCEDCGLVIDEDFIDHGPEWRAFDSDQREKRARVGAPMTYTIHDKGLSTMIGWKNRDSYGKSIPTRNRAQLYRLRKWQRRIRISDATERNLAFALSELDRMASGMGLPRTVRETAAMIYRKAVLKNLIRGRSIEGVSASALYAACRQCNVPRTLDEIAASSRVSRKEIGRTYRFIARELGLKLMPTSPQDYISRFCSELKLSGDVQAKAIEILKDAADKELTSGRGPTGVAAASIYIASILCGERRTQREVADVAGVTEVTIRNRYKELAERLDIDIIL, from the coding sequence ATGGTTCAAATTCAATCAAAAAAGAAAAAAGATAAACGGCAAAGTATTGAAGAAATCGTTCAATGTCCTGAATGTAACAGTACCCATCTAAGTAAAGATTATACCAGAGCAGAACTTGTCTGCGAAGACTGCGGGTTAGTCATTGATGAAGATTTCATTGATCATGGGCCGGAATGGCGTGCGTTTGACAGTGATCAGCGAGAAAAACGTGCTCGTGTTGGCGCACCGATGACGTATACTATCCATGATAAAGGTCTTTCAACGATGATCGGTTGGAAAAATCGAGATTCCTACGGTAAGTCAATTCCAACACGGAATCGTGCGCAGCTGTACCGTCTCAGAAAATGGCAACGTCGTATCCGCATCAGCGATGCTACTGAGCGGAATCTTGCTTTTGCGTTATCTGAACTTGATCGTATGGCGTCAGGGATGGGTCTTCCGCGTACCGTTCGAGAAACCGCTGCGATGATTTATCGGAAGGCAGTGTTAAAAAATTTAATCCGCGGGCGGAGTATTGAAGGGGTATCTGCATCTGCACTTTATGCCGCATGTCGACAATGCAACGTACCTCGGACTCTAGATGAAATTGCTGCATCGTCACGAGTCTCTCGAAAAGAAATTGGGCGGACATATCGTTTTATCGCTCGTGAACTTGGATTAAAACTCATGCCGACGTCACCGCAGGATTATATCTCTCGATTCTGTAGCGAGTTAAAACTATCTGGTGATGTTCAAGCAAAAGCAATTGAAATCCTAAAAGATGCTGCTGATAAAGAACTAACCAGTGGTCGAGGGCCAACCGGTGTTGCTGCTGCTTCGATCTATATTGCATCAATTCTCTGTGGTGAGCGCCGAACACAAAGAGAGGTTGCTGATGTTGCCGGCGTAACCGAGGTAACCATTCGGAATCGATACAAAGAGCTTGCTGAACGACTTGACATCGACATCATTCTTTAA
- a CDS encoding RlmE family RNA methyltransferase, with amino-acid sequence MTRWYCEKKKEFYYNEAKRVGYRARSAFKLQQINNRFHIISPGDLVVDLGAAPGGWSQVASELVGSSGKVISVDISMMKSLEHVTFIQGDITDPVTVQAILDEMRGSRAHVVISDMAPDISGNYSVDQARSVWLCEHAFQVAEKILKAKGHFVCKIFEGADTPAFFETVKHRFQLVKKFSPDASRKSSSEVYIIARSYKG; translated from the coding sequence ATGACGCGTTGGTATTGCGAGAAAAAAAAAGAGTTTTACTATAACGAAGCTAAACGAGTTGGATATCGTGCTCGTTCTGCGTTTAAACTCCAGCAGATCAATAATCGCTTTCATATTATCTCTCCTGGTGATCTTGTTGTTGATCTCGGTGCAGCACCAGGAGGTTGGAGCCAAGTTGCATCAGAACTTGTTGGAAGCAGTGGAAAAGTGATTAGCGTTGATATCTCGATGATGAAATCACTTGAACATGTTACCTTTATCCAAGGTGATATTACTGATCCGGTAACGGTTCAAGCAATTCTTGATGAAATGCGCGGTTCGCGAGCACATGTTGTTATTTCAGATATGGCACCAGATATTTCTGGGAACTATTCGGTTGATCAGGCTCGAAGCGTTTGGCTGTGTGAGCATGCGTTTCAGGTAGCTGAAAAAATCTTGAAAGCAAAAGGTCATTTTGTTTGTAAAATCTTTGAAGGAGCTGATACCCCTGCTTTTTTTGAAACAGTCAAACACCGTTTTCAGCTGGTCAAGAAATTTTCTCCAGATGCTTCACGGAAAAGTAGCTCAGAGGTATATATTATTGCTCGTTCGTATAAGGGCTAA
- a CDS encoding polyprenyl synthetase family protein — MMYEQSVTLETFLRKSLEDIERKISEIINDEKILFNLKGGKRLRPLLASIAFKACTKGEESSDVYERFLEGCVGIELAHGASLIHDDIIDGDRYRRGEPAFYVTAGLDNAILIGHKMLVLGFDMALRHGERFARLYLNAWQGTLDGQLSEVNFNSKELNNGQISADSKFFQIYSRIIDLKTATLFSSGCKAAALWAQSSDSVAEVLGGYGREVGFAYQLADDLVDLTKGEMIDSVVLPLLSRLDKKTIKNGSLRARSIKKKLEKNSPEIQRLYLSEIQKHLAKAQEYCSSSLIPENHYKNFLRQAPSYIINKMLEEINMKI, encoded by the coding sequence ATGATGTATGAGCAATCAGTGACTCTGGAGACGTTTCTTCGTAAATCATTGGAAGATATCGAACGGAAGATATCAGAAATTATTAATGATGAAAAAATCCTTTTCAATCTGAAAGGTGGTAAACGGTTACGACCGTTACTTGCATCGATAGCTTTTAAAGCATGTACCAAAGGTGAAGAGTCGTCTGATGTGTATGAGCGTTTTCTTGAAGGGTGTGTCGGTATTGAGCTTGCTCATGGTGCCTCATTAATTCATGACGATATTATTGATGGTGATAGATATCGTCGTGGTGAACCTGCTTTTTATGTTACTGCTGGTTTAGATAATGCAATACTCATCGGTCATAAGATGCTGGTCCTTGGTTTTGATATGGCGTTACGACATGGTGAACGGTTTGCTAGATTGTATCTTAATGCATGGCAGGGAACACTTGATGGTCAGCTCAGCGAGGTGAATTTCAACAGTAAAGAGTTAAACAATGGTCAGATTTCAGCTGATTCAAAGTTTTTCCAAATCTATAGTAGAATTATTGATTTGAAAACTGCAACGTTATTTTCCTCAGGATGTAAGGCAGCAGCTTTATGGGCGCAGTCATCAGATTCGGTTGCAGAAGTGTTAGGTGGATACGGTCGTGAAGTTGGATTTGCGTATCAGCTTGCTGATGATCTTGTTGATTTGACGAAAGGTGAAATGATCGATAGTGTGGTGCTTCCACTTTTGTCTCGTTTGGATAAAAAAACAATTAAAAATGGTTCATTGCGTGCCCGATCAATTAAGAAAAAATTAGAAAAAAATTCACCGGAAATTCAAAGATTGTATCTCAGTGAAATTCAAAAACATCTTGCAAAAGCGCAAGAATATTGTTCGTCGTCGCTTATCCCTGAGAATCATTATAAAAATTTTTTACGACAGGCACCATCGTACATTATTAATAAAATGCTCGAAGAAATTAATATGAAAATTTAA
- a CDS encoding fibrillarin-like rRNA/tRNA 2'-O-methyltransferase: MKETKIKGVYQEKDRLFTVNPPQCHGMKVYNERLVTVDDVEYRSWNPYRSKLAAALQKGLVLDLTPTTSVLYLGAATGTTVSHLSDIITHGIIYAVEYSPIAATKLLTVCEKRTNIIPILEDAFHPDRYSPYVSPVDLIYQDISQRNQAEIFITNIKRYLKPDGRALLMVKARSIDVALKPKQAYEQVINILKKDDLIVHQKIELAPFEKDHAALLVSRK, encoded by the coding sequence ATGAAGGAAACAAAAATCAAAGGAGTATATCAGGAAAAAGACCGCTTGTTTACGGTGAATCCCCCCCAGTGTCACGGTATGAAAGTGTATAATGAGCGGCTCGTCACCGTTGATGATGTCGAATATCGTTCATGGAATCCCTATCGAAGTAAACTTGCTGCAGCATTACAAAAAGGATTAGTTCTTGATCTTACACCAACAACATCGGTTTTATATCTCGGTGCAGCAACAGGTACAACCGTGAGTCATCTCTCCGATATTATCACTCATGGAATCATCTATGCCGTGGAATATTCACCGATTGCAGCAACAAAGCTGCTCACGGTTTGTGAAAAACGAACCAACATTATTCCCATCCTTGAAGATGCTTTTCATCCTGACCGCTATAGCCCTTATGTATCTCCAGTTGATCTCATCTACCAAGACATCAGCCAGCGGAACCAAGCAGAAATCTTCATTACAAATATCAAGAGATATCTAAAACCTGATGGACGAGCACTTCTTATGGTAAAAGCACGAAGTATCGATGTTGCTTTAAAACCAAAACAGGCCTATGAACAGGTAATAAACATCCTAAAAAAGGATGATCTAATTGTCCATCAAAAAATCGAGTTAGCTCCTTTTGAAAAAGATCATGCAGCACTGCTCGTATCAAGAAAGTAA
- the gcvT gene encoding glycine cleavage system aminomethyltransferase GcvT, translating to MALRSPLYTVQQKLGAQFTEFAGFEMPVQYSSIREEHMAVRRHVGLFDVSHMSNIWISGKDAESLISMTTVEDATKIPDQKSQYTVILREDGTIIDDTIFMHLDDRYMMIPNAGMNTIVATWLQEQAKKHKYQVKIEDVSRNYAILAIQGPKARQTLQKLTDVSLDTLKPFDCQYADVDKVSCILSYTGYTGEAGFELQISPVKKAEKVFKTILSSGDEFGIKPVGLGARDTLRLEKCFMLAGNEFAGGRTPLEATLGWTIKWDHEFIGKESLLKQKEKNDFPRMTCLRCTEKGIPRHGCDIYKDGRKVGIVTSGTLSPCLNTGIAMGYVAKEFREPGTTLDIIVRDKPIHAVVVKPPFVPKDWAEHT from the coding sequence ATGGCATTGCGGTCACCGTTGTATACCGTGCAACAAAAACTTGGTGCGCAGTTCACTGAATTTGCAGGTTTTGAGATGCCGGTACAGTATTCATCGATTCGTGAGGAACATATGGCAGTTCGAAGACATGTTGGTTTGTTCGATGTGTCTCATATGAGTAATATTTGGATTTCAGGGAAAGATGCTGAATCATTGATCAGTATGACAACAGTTGAAGATGCAACAAAAATCCCAGATCAAAAAAGCCAGTATACCGTGATCCTACGTGAGGATGGAACCATTATTGATGATACGATTTTTATGCATCTGGATGATCGATATATGATGATTCCAAACGCAGGAATGAATACGATTGTAGCAACCTGGTTACAGGAACAGGCAAAAAAACATAAGTATCAGGTGAAAATCGAAGATGTTTCAAGGAACTATGCGATTCTTGCGATTCAAGGCCCAAAAGCTCGGCAAACCCTTCAGAAACTGACTGATGTGTCGTTGGATACTCTGAAACCGTTTGACTGTCAATACGCTGATGTTGACAAGGTATCCTGTATTCTTTCATATACCGGATATACTGGAGAAGCTGGTTTTGAACTGCAGATTTCACCTGTGAAAAAAGCAGAAAAAGTATTCAAAACAATTCTTTCTTCCGGTGATGAGTTCGGTATTAAACCTGTTGGTCTTGGAGCTCGAGATACCCTTAGGTTAGAGAAATGTTTCATGCTTGCAGGTAATGAGTTTGCAGGAGGACGAACGCCGCTTGAAGCAACACTTGGCTGGACGATTAAATGGGATCATGAGTTCATCGGTAAAGAATCATTACTCAAGCAGAAAGAAAAAAATGATTTTCCGAGGATGACGTGTCTTCGATGTACTGAAAAAGGTATTCCGCGTCACGGTTGTGATATATATAAAGACGGTCGAAAAGTTGGTATTGTGACGAGTGGAACACTATCACCCTGTTTAAACACAGGTATCGCGATGGGGTATGTGGCAAAGGAGTTTCGTGAACCAGGAACAACGCTCGATATTATTGTTCGCGATAAACCGATACATGCTGTTGTGGTCAAACCACCGTTTGTACCAAAAGACTGGGCTGAGCATACCTAA
- the gcvH gene encoding glycine cleavage system protein GcvH, producing MGHEVRDDLKYTQTHEWVKIQGKKAIVGITDHAQSELTDIVFVELPSVGKEVKKGDELCVVESVKSVSEIYAPVSGKVVAVNKNLEDSPDKINSSPYDQGWLVELEIKDTKEVDSLLNAAAYAKLMK from the coding sequence ATGGGACATGAAGTACGAGATGATTTGAAATACACACAAACCCATGAATGGGTAAAGATTCAAGGAAAAAAAGCTATTGTCGGTATCACCGATCATGCGCAATCTGAGCTCACCGATATTGTTTTTGTGGAGCTTCCAAGTGTTGGAAAAGAAGTAAAAAAAGGTGACGAGTTGTGTGTAGTTGAATCGGTTAAATCGGTATCAGAAATTTATGCACCCGTAAGTGGAAAGGTTGTCGCTGTGAATAAAAATCTTGAGGACTCCCCAGATAAAATCAATAGCAGTCCCTATGATCAGGGTTGGCTTGTTGAACTGGAAATCAAAGACACAAAAGAAGTAGACAGTTTACTGAATGCAGCAGCATATGCAAAACTTATGAAATAA
- the artA gene encoding archaeosortase A gives MRKSCCVSSNLFALIFFLLPTGMLCLGFVVFPYPASPESNPLLYVPLFGGLLLLGCGYFWKEPSCASVLKILGWTAFMMFWAFLPSFLYYSEDGDIFNAVVCIVGVYFLMYVAYHEWVSIRQKQYPSCLNWLAGGTFIAGLIYFMFDSSIIPFFKKGLIELVAQQSAHLMNLFGLHATINPNYPSVILYQNTSISIIFACTAIQSMVLFIGMLGALSIAPLQRRLLGIVITVVPIYFLNLLRNASVIFLVGNNITDFHLAHNVIAKAGSLIALVVLLFITFKITPQLYDEIMNILRLPKRQGPVENFFKIVWSRRKEKI, from the coding sequence ATGAGAAAATCGTGTTGTGTCTCTTCTAACTTGTTTGCCTTGATTTTTTTCCTACTTCCGACAGGTATGCTGTGTCTTGGTTTTGTGGTTTTTCCGTATCCTGCTTCGCCAGAGTCCAATCCTCTCTTGTATGTTCCTCTTTTTGGTGGTTTGCTCCTGCTGGGATGTGGTTATTTCTGGAAAGAACCATCTTGTGCAAGTGTCCTTAAAATCCTAGGGTGGACTGCTTTTATGATGTTTTGGGCGTTCCTTCCAAGTTTTTTATATTATTCTGAGGATGGAGATATTTTTAATGCCGTGGTTTGTATTGTTGGCGTGTATTTCTTGATGTATGTCGCATATCATGAATGGGTGTCCATACGGCAAAAACAGTATCCTTCATGTTTGAATTGGCTTGCTGGAGGTACCTTTATTGCAGGACTGATTTATTTTATGTTTGATTCAAGCATCATCCCTTTTTTTAAAAAAGGTTTAATTGAACTGGTTGCGCAGCAGAGCGCTCACCTTATGAATCTTTTTGGATTGCATGCAACCATTAATCCAAACTATCCAAGTGTCATACTTTATCAAAACACATCGATAAGTATTATTTTTGCATGTACTGCGATTCAATCGATGGTTCTTTTTATCGGGATGCTTGGTGCTTTGTCAATCGCACCACTTCAACGCAGGTTACTTGGTATCGTTATCACTGTTGTCCCGATATATTTTTTGAATCTATTGAGAAATGCCTCGGTGATTTTTCTCGTTGGTAACAATATTACAGATTTTCATCTTGCTCATAATGTTATCGCAAAAGCTGGTTCATTGATCGCTTTGGTTGTTCTTCTCTTCATCACCTTTAAAATTACTCCTCAGCTCTATGACGAGATCATGAATATACTCAGGCTGCCGAAAAGGCAAGGGCCTGTTGAGAATTTTTTTAAGATTGTTTGGAGTAGACGTAAGGAGAAGATATGA
- a CDS encoding phosphatidylserine decarboxylase: MMKIAKGGFRTIFYTELCCLLCILGAFFVENLLRMVFIFFAAVLLLLVFLLFVFFRDPERKTGDGIVAVADGIIRDIVERHDPDIGDCILISTFLNIHNVHVTRIPLEGTVIDIRYCQGSHIPAFKKESERNEQMTLLLQTSIGVLKIVLIAGTVARRIMVYVQHHDALQKGQRFGLIKFGSRVDVFLPRDKINVCVQKKDTVKAGVDKLADIKG, from the coding sequence ATGATGAAGATTGCGAAAGGTGGTTTTAGAACAATTTTCTATACAGAACTGTGTTGCCTGCTCTGTATCCTTGGGGCTTTTTTCGTTGAAAATCTCCTGAGAATGGTTTTTATTTTTTTTGCAGCAGTGCTCTTATTGCTTGTTTTCCTTCTTTTTGTCTTTTTTAGAGATCCTGAGCGAAAAACTGGTGATGGTATTGTTGCAGTTGCTGATGGCATCATTCGTGATATTGTTGAACGACATGATCCTGATATCGGTGATTGTATCCTGATTTCAACGTTTTTAAATATTCATAATGTTCATGTTACCCGCATTCCTCTTGAAGGAACTGTAATTGATATTCGATATTGTCAAGGATCACATATTCCGGCGTTTAAAAAAGAATCAGAGCGAAATGAACAAATGACACTATTACTTCAAACATCAATTGGTGTGCTGAAAATCGTTCTGATTGCTGGCACAGTTGCACGTCGTATCATGGTGTATGTTCAACATCATGATGCATTGCAGAAAGGACAACGTTTCGGTTTGATAAAATTTGGTTCACGGGTCGATGTTTTTTTACCTCGAGATAAGATTAACGTCTGCGTTCAGAAAAAAGATACGGTCAAAGCAGGGGTTGACAAACTTGCAGATATTAAAGGATAA
- a CDS encoding CDP-alcohol phosphatidyltransferase family protein — MQILKDNILGRADIITLLNASCGFLSLIMLFADHLRLSISLIFIAVLADGCDGIVARRFGKSSIGEYLEAMADMASLSIAPLAVVLYLYYPVTVHSFVLFFLLLGVCVLVFIACVLRLAMFHLWKDTTLFHGLPASASMLFILGFCLLQIQPEIMIGILCILAAALVSPIRFPKPGPVTNGAAALLLLGVLIVYTAYHNLMIFLLLGALFIYTFGGPILVVYGKKLV, encoded by the coding sequence TTGCAGATATTAAAGGATAATATACTTGGACGTGCCGATATCATTACACTTCTGAATGCATCGTGTGGTTTTCTCTCCCTTATTATGCTTTTTGCTGATCACCTCCGCCTTTCTATTTCTTTGATTTTTATTGCTGTTCTTGCCGATGGTTGTGATGGTATAGTTGCGCGGCGTTTTGGGAAAAGTAGTATCGGTGAATACTTAGAAGCTATGGCTGATATGGCATCGCTTTCAATTGCACCACTCGCGGTTGTTTTATACCTGTATTACCCTGTTACGGTTCATTCATTTGTTCTGTTTTTCCTTTTGCTGGGTGTTTGCGTGCTGGTTTTTATCGCCTGTGTTCTTCGTTTGGCAATGTTCCATTTATGGAAAGATACAACTCTTTTTCACGGACTTCCAGCCTCTGCAAGTATGCTTTTTATTCTTGGGTTCTGTCTGTTGCAGATCCAACCAGAAATTATGATAGGTATTCTTTGTATTCTTGCAGCTGCATTGGTATCTCCGATCCGTTTTCCAAAACCAGGGCCTGTTACCAATGGTGCGGCAGCACTGTTACTCCTCGGCGTTCTCATCGTATATACTGCGTATCATAATCTGATGATTTTTTTGTTACTTGGTGCACTCTTTATCTATACTTTTGGCGGGCCGATTCTTGTTGTTTATGGAAAAAAACTGGTATGA